Proteins found in one Coffea eugenioides isolate CCC68of chromosome 5, Ceug_1.0, whole genome shotgun sequence genomic segment:
- the LOC113772059 gene encoding general transcription factor 3C polypeptide 3-like isoform X2 — protein sequence MEEIMELMNYGSRRRSRKSKRRGRRKGSRNKVSPEVTRKLGDATLHYAHGRYGEAIGMFYEVIRLSPNLPDPYHRLGLIYNEMGDKKRALDFYMIAAHLTPKDASLWKLLVTWSVEQGDTGQARYCLSKAITADPEDINLRFHRASLYVELGDYLKAADSYEQISQLCPDNVKVLQTAAQLYKKCGQSERAVTVLESYLRNCCKEPDLNVVDILASLHMEGNAHHKALEHIEHAQQVYCSGKEMPLCLRTKAGICHIHLGNLVKAEALFNVLRHENLHDHPQLIIQIGDSLMNHGHYESAVEYYMMLVGDDVKNNGCLYLKIAECCCCLGKRLQSIDYFYRALDKLENSVDARLALSSLFLEENKDDEAISVLCPPKESESLFNLNLNAAKPWWLNGKIKLKLSQIYKAKGLLEAFVDVFFPVVRETLFLETIQQKVRPRKKLSKSVLSERIKILDHVRTDTVFHGFRPVASASDLSRASRAKKLLKKKEAKRAAALAAGIEWISDDSEDESPQQAPRELPLPNLIRDAEHHHLIIELCKSLASLKKYWEALEIINLTLKLASNVLSVERNEELRTLGAQIAYTIADPAHGFEYARYIVNQRPYSFSAWNCYYKVMSKLDSRYSKHNKFLHTKRTKHKSCVPLTLIFGHQFTMISQHQAAVREYLEAYKLMPDIPLVNLCAGTALINLALGHRLQNKHQSVAQGLAFLYNNLQLCRYSQEALYNIARAYHHVGLVSLAALNYEKVLTMHESDCPMPNLPNEKPDGLASPKSGYCDLRREAAYNLHLIYKKSGAIDLARQILKDHCVI from the exons TCCAAGAGAAGAGGTCGACGAAAGGGATCAAGGAATAAAGTCAGTCCTGAAGTGACTCGAAAACTTGGTGATGCTACTCTTCATTATGCCCATGGCCGCTATGGAGAG GCCATAGGGATGTTTTATGAAGTGATTCGTCTTTCTCCCAATCTTCCTGATCCATATCATAGGCTTGGGCTCATCTATAATGAGATGGGTGATAAGAAGAGAGCCTTGGATTTCTACATGATTGCTGCCCATTTAACCCCAAAGGATGCATCTCTGTGGAAGCTTCTTGTGACATGGTCCGTAGAACAAGGTGATACAGGACAAGCCAGGTACTGCCTTTCTAAAGCAATAACAGCAGATCCTGAAGATATCAATTTGCGGTTTCACCGTGCATCTCTTTATGTTGAGTTGGGTGATTATTTGAAAGCTGCTGATTCATATGAGCAAATTTCACAGCTCTGTCCCGACAATGTAAAGGTACTACAGACTGCGGCCCAGCTGTATAAAAAATGTGGCCAATCTGAGCGTGCAGTCACTGTACTGGAAAGCTATCTCAGAAATTGTTGCAAGGAACCTGATTTAAATGTGGTTGATATATTGGCTTCACTACACATGGAAGGCAATGCACATCATAAAGCCCTCGAGCATATTGAGCATGCACAGCAGGTTTACTGCTCTGGGAAAGAGATGCCATTATGTCTACGCACAAAAGCTGGAATATGTCATATTCACCTTGGAAACTTGGTAAAAGCAGAAGCTCTTTTCAATGTTTTGAGACATGAGAATTTACATGATCATCCCCAGTTGATTATTCAGATTGGAGATTCACTAATGAATCACGGGCATTATGAATCTGCAGTAGAATACTATATGATGTTGGTAGGAGATGATGTTAAGAACAATGGTTGCCTGTATCTGAAAATTGCTGAGTGTTGCTGTTGTCTGGGGAAACGATTGCAATCAATTGATTACTTCTACAGAGCTTTAGACAAACTTGAGAATAGTGTTGATGCTCGGCTGGCTTTGTCATCActttttcttgaagaaaatAAAGATGATGAAGCCATTTCTGTTCTATGTCCTCCTAAAGAATCAGAATCACTATTTAACTTGAACCTAAATGCAGCAAAACCATGGTGGCTTAATGGGAAGATAAAGTTGAAGCTTTCTCAAATCTATAAAGCTAAAGGATTGTTAGAGGCATTTGTAGATGTTTTTTTTCCTGTGGTTCGCGAGACATTGTTTCTTGAGACTATACAACAAAAGGTCAGGCCAAGGAAGAAGCTATCAAAAAGTGTTCTTTCTGAACGGATAAAAATACTTGATCATGTTAGGACTGATACTGTGTTTCATGGATTTAGACCTGTAGCTTCAGCATCAGATCTGTCTAGAGCGTCCAGAGCAAAAAAGTTACTAAAAAAGAAGGAAGCAAAAAGAGCTGCTGCTTTGGCTGCTGGAATTGAGTGGATAAGTGATGATTCAGAGGATGAATCTCCCCAACAAGCGCCAAGAGAGCTTCCTCTTCCAAACCTTATAAGAGATGCAGAACATCATCATCTCATTATAGAGTTATGCAAATCACTAGCATCCTTGAAAAAGTATTGGGAAGCATTGGAAATCATCAATTTAACTCTGAAATTGGCCTCCAATGTTTTGTCTGTTGAAAGGAACGAAGAGCTTAGAACTCTGGGAGCCCAAATAGCATACACTATTGCTGATCCTGCTCACGGCTTTGAATATGCACGCTATATTGTTAATCAACGTCCTTATAGCTTTTCTGCATGGAACTGCTATTACAAAGTAATGTCAAAACTGGACAGTCGATATTCAAAGCATAACAAGTTTTTGCACACCAAGCGAACCAAGCACAAAAGTTGTGTACCACTCACTCTCATTTTCGGGCACCAGTTTACCATGATCAGCCAGCATCAAGCAGCTGTTCGGGAATATTTGGAAGCTTACAAGCTGATGCCAGATATTCCCTTGGTCAATCTTTGTGCTGGAACTGCATTGATAAACTTGGCCCTAGGTCACAGACTTCAAAACAAACATCAGTCTGTGGCCCAAGGATTGGCATTTCTTTACAATAATTTACAGCTTTGCAGATATAGTCAGGAAGCACTGTATAATATAGCTCGAGCATATCATCATGTCGGTCTTGTTTCTCTTGCTGCTTTAAACTATGAAAAGGTTCTTACAATGCATGAAAGTGATTGCCCCATGCCAAACCTTCCAAATGAGAAACCAGATGGTCTGGCTTCTCCAAAGTCAGGCTACTGTGATCTTCGTCGGGAAGCAGCTTACAACTTGCATCTGATCTACAAGAAAAGTGGAGCAATTGATCTTGCCAGGCAAATCTTGAAAGATCATTGTGTCATATGA